In Bactrocera oleae isolate idBacOlea1 chromosome 3, idBacOlea1, whole genome shotgun sequence, a genomic segment contains:
- the LOC106627132 gene encoding zwei Ig domain protein zig-8 has translation MFRNLKAICVLAIIFIFFHRKIDCQYAYIDHNQQANASVFVQKSRGVDETFDSLGDTYLKQSRPLDRGPYFDTSATKNVTSLVGKTAHLNCRIKNLGNKTVSWIRHRDLHLLTVGESTYTSDQRFTSIYNKISGDWSLQIKFPQIRDSGVYECQVSTTPPVGYTMVFSVVEPITSIPGGPELYIDMGSTVNLTCIVKHLPDPPLTVHWTHNNEEINYDSPRGGVSVITEKGDITTSYLLIQRARISDSGRYACLPSNANSKTVNVHVLNGEHPAAVQRAGYSLKYCSNFIVVLIMCRIIYIID, from the exons ATGTTCCGCAACTTAAAAGCAATTTGTGTATtagctataatttttatat TTTTCCACAGAAAAATCGACTGTCAATATGCTTATATTGATCACAACCAACAAGCCAACGCTTCGGTATTTGTGCAAAAATCGCGGGGGGTCGACGAGACATTTGATTCGTTGGGGGACACATATTTGAAACAAAGTAGACCGCTTGATAGAGGGCCCTACTTTGACACATCAGCTACAAAGAATGTGACATCGTTAGTTGGTAAAACAGCGCATTTGAATTGCCGTATTAAGAACCTTGGAAACAAAACA GTTTCTTGGATCAGACATAGAGATTTACATCTACTGACTGTGGGCGAAAGCACCTATACTTCCGATCAACGATTCACTTCCATATATAACAAGATAAGTGGCGATTGGTCTTTGCAG ATTAAATTTCCGCAAATAAGAGATTCCGGCGTTTATGAATGCCAAGTTTCAACAACGCCTCCTGTAGGCTATACAATGGTTTTCTCTGTCGTCG AACCAATAACGAGTATTCCTGGTGGTCCCGAGTTGTATATTGATATGGGCTCAACCGTTAATTTGACTTGTATTGTCAAACATTTACCCGATCCGCCATTGACAGTGCACTGGACTCACAATAATGAG gaaataaattacGATTCACCACGTGGTGGCGTTTCCGTTATCACCGAGAAGGGCGACATTACAACATCTTATCTTTTGATACAAAGAGCTAGAATTTCCGATTCTGGCAGATATGCTTGTTTACCATCCAATGCAAATTCTAAAACTGTCAACGTACATGTACTAAACG GAGAACATCCAGCGGCTGTACAACGTGCCGGCTATTCATTAAAGTATTGTAGcaattttattgttgtgttGATTATGTGTCGTATAATCTATATTATAGATTaa
- the Mulk gene encoding acylglycerol kinase, mitochondrial has product MIALKTLRNHWKKSLFATGVAGYGLYYGKTSFDISQHMKNVCAETVAMGKVCDKPKHVLVVLNPAANKRNAEKMFKDYCEPILHLSGYSVDIIKTTQEGHVKTWLNEMTVRPHAIVIAGGDGTASEVVTGLLRRKEGKCPIVLLPLGRKSATALKYLDVKPENKLERVKSLTAALTPLLHEKVKNESVMKVDFINGTTEKADAAKENATIYGLNDFSWGLLRDVESITDKYWYFGPLRQYAATFFSAFSNKLNWNLATDYVYTPPCAGCRNCQPYENKSYVKKFLPRMYTIRDTNTANTMNSYKLNEDCETKTEGHTNVNQLNITCKQNVGSSSELETSMIDTLAPGFEFVKKIKKVISKELVPNCTIKSRTIRLQPTEKDATETHYSIDGEEYDVKPLRIEVIPNAIQVFCN; this is encoded by the exons atgattgcACTCAAAACACTACGAAATCATTGGAAAAAATCATTGTTTGCGACCGGTGTTGCAGGATATGGCCTTTATTACGGCAAAACCAGCTTTGA TATATCCCAGCATATGAAAAATGTGTGTGCTGAAACTGTAGCAATGGGAAAAGTCTGTGATAAGCCGAAACATGTTTTGGTCGTTTTAAATCCCGCTGCTAATAAGAGAAATGCAGAAAAAATG TTTAAAGATTATTGCGAGCCCATATTACATTTGTCCGGATACAGCGtggatataataaaaacaacacaagAAGGTCATGTCAAAACTTGGCTGAACGAAATGACCGTGCGTCCACATGCAATTGTAATAGCTGGTGGTGATGGCACAGCCTCCGAAGTAGTTACGGGTTTGCTGCGACGCAAGGAGGGCAAATGTCCAATTGTTTTGTTGCCATTAGGTCGAAAAAGTGCTACAGCGTTGAAATACCTTGATGTGAAGCCAGAAAACAAATTAGAACGCGTGAAATCACTTACTGCCGCCTTAACGCCGTTACTTcacgaaaaagtaaagaatgAAAGTGTAATGAAAGTTGATTTCATTAATGGCACAACAGAAAAAGCGGACGCCGCAAAGGAAAACGCCACAATTTATGGTTTGAACGACTTTTCTTGGGGTCTCTTACGTGATGTTGAAAGCATTACAGATAAATACTGGTATTTTGGACCACTAAGACAATATGCTGCCACATTTTTCAGTGctttttccaataaattaaattggaaTCTCGCCACTGATTACGTGTATACGCCGCCTTGTGCCGGTTGCAGAAATTGTCAACCATACGAAAATAAATCGTATGTGAAAAAGTTTTTGCCGCGAATGTATACAATAAGGGATACAAATACTGCCAATACTATGAATTCGTACAAATTAAACGAAGATTGTGAAACGAAAACCGAAGGACATACAAATGTGAATCAATTAAATATAACGTGTAAACAAAATGTGGGCTCTAGCTCCGAGCTCGAAACTAGTATGATCGATACACTGGCGCCAGGATTTGAATTCgttaagaaaataaagaaagttATTAGCAAAGAACTGGTGCCAAATTGCACGATCAAAAGTAGAACAATACGACTGCAACCGACAGAAAAAGATGCTACGGAAACTCACTACTCCATAGATGGGGAGGAATATGATGTTAAACCTTTACGCATTGAAGTTATACCAAATGCTATACAAGtgttttgcaattaa
- the SamDC gene encoding S-adenosylmethionine decarboxylase proenzyme, with protein sequence MLNGLVAEPSVYFFEGVEKLLEIWFEDGDNDECDLRKIPRANWETLLQSVKCEIISFTKNNAIDAYVLSESSMFVSKKRWILKTCGSTTLLQSLKPLLELVPQYGFTEITDLFYSRKNFSRPELQAFPHRGFCEEVEYLDSVFEEGRSYCLGSINRECWYLYTFSKYKKEVTRPRKLDNAEPDQTIEILMQNLDTDVMAKFSKDKYETGAEVTKATGIDKLLPNMIIDDFLFDPCGYSMNGIEEKGEYMTIHITPESNFSYVSFESNVSMNNYAELINRVVKTFKPGKFVVTIFANKASPAYATIKELELEYAEKTSWKRSNMQYCSFPLYNLLFAQYCQCP encoded by the exons atgttaaatgGATTAGTGGCCGAACCCTCTGTATACTTCTTTGAGGGGGTAGAGAAGCTTTTGGAAATTTGGTTCGAAGATGGTGATAACGACGAATGTGACTTAAGGAAAATACCCAG AGCTAACTGGGAAACATTACTGCAATCAGTAAAATGTGAAATCATTagttttaccaaaaataatGCCATAGATGCTTATGTATTAAG TGAAAGTAGCATGTTCGTTTCGAAGAAGCGTTGGATTTTAAAAACATGCGGCTCCACAACATTGCTGCAGAGTTTGAAACCACTTTTGGAGCTTGTGCCACAATATGGTTTCACAGAAATAACCGATTTATTTTACTCCAGAAAGAATTTCTCGCGTCCAGAGTTGCAG GCATTTCCACATCGTGGTTTTTGTGAAGAAGTCGAGTATCTTGACTCTGTTTTCGAAGAAGGCCGTTCATACTGTTTGGGTTCAATCAATAGAGAGTGCTGGTATTTGTATACTTTTAGCAAGTATAAAAAAGAAGTGACGCGGCCACGTAAACTCGATAATGCTGAACCAGATCAGACTATTGAAATTTTGATGCAAAATCTGGACACTGATGTGATGGCCAAATTTTCCAAAGATAAATATGAAACCGGCGCAGAAGTTACAAAG GCTACAGGCATAGATAAATTACTGCCTAATATGATAATTGATGATTTCCTTTTTGATCCATGTGGTTACTCAATGAATGGCATAGAAGAAAAG GGCGAATATATGACAATACATATAACACCTGAGAGCAATTTTTCATATGTTAGTTTTGAAAGCAATGTGTCCATGAATAATTATGCCGAACTTATAAACCGAGTGGTAAAAACTTTCAAACCGGGCAAGTTTGTGGTAACCATCTTTGCAAATAAG GCATCACCTGCTTATGCTACGATAAAAGAGTTGGAACTCGAATATGCTGAAAAGACCAGCTGGAAGCGCTCGAACATGCAGTATTGCAGTTTTCcattatacaatttattattcGCACAATATTGTCAATGCCCTTGA
- the LOC106627134 gene encoding polyisoprenoid diphosphate/phosphate phosphohydrolase PLPP6, with translation MGTKERSDVLGEVLKLDVLWTKKLVTFVFQYIPFTKLRLHCKCLEISCNGIAWLAGWLAFIWIADSKSLYQMQLNLLFGLILDIIIIAVLKAIFRRRRPAVCSDMLTLGPDKFSFPSGHASRSAFIFMFFTVLNPVSEILWMPLFSWTLSVCLSRILLSRHYILDVLGGMGLGIVEALIVGLLWIGENAASSIINYVTNDYLPGGEE, from the exons atg GGGACAAAAGAACGTTCCGACGTACTCGGCGAAGTTCTTAAACTAGATGTGCTATGGACAAAAAAATTGGTAACATTCGTATTCCAATATATACCATTTACAAAATTACGGCTGCATTGCAAATGTTTGGAGATATCATGCAACGGCATTGCTTGGTTGGCTGGCTGGTTAGCATTTATTTGGATAGCTGATAGCAAATCACTTTATCAAATGCAGTTAAATCTGCTATTTGGCCTAATATTAGATATCATCATAATAGCTGTGCTGAAAGCAATATTTCGACGTCGGCGACCAGCAGTGTGTTCAGATATGCTCACATTGGGACCTGATAAATTTAGTTTTCCTTCTGGTCATGCGTCCAGGTCGGCGTttatattcatgtttttcaccGTGCTAAATCCAGTTTCAGAGATATTATGGATGCCCTTATTTTCGTGGACACTAAGTGTGTGTTTGTCAAGAATTTTACTCAGCCGGCATTATATATTAGATGTACTTGGCGGTATGGGTTTGGGTATTGTTGAAGCGCTTATTGTTGGTCTACTGTGGATTGGTGAAAATGCTGCATCAAGTATCATTAATTATGTCACCAATGATTATTTGCCAGGTGGAGAAGagtaa
- the RnrL gene encoding ribonucleoside-diphosphate reductase large subunit, with protein MKSPKLYVIKRDGRKEDIHFDKITSRVQKLCYGLNMDFVDPVAITLKVINGLYCGVTTQELDNLAAEIAASLTTQHADYATLAARIAISNLHKETKKVFSDVISALYFYVSAETGLPTPIISDFHYNVVKQNADRLNSAIIYDRDFGYNYFGFKTLERSYLLKLNGKIVERPQHMLMRVAIGIHGEDIDAAIETYNLLSERYFTHASPTLFAAATKQPQLSSCFLLTMVDDSIDGIFTSAHQCALISKSAGGIGLNVHCIRAKGTAIAGTNGTSNGLVPMLRVFNNVARYVDQGGGKRPGAFAIYLEPWHADIFEFLDLKKNTGKEEHRARDLFYALWIPDLFMRRVEANEDWSLMCPHKCPGLHEVWGEEFEKLYLKYEQEGRANKKVKAQSLWFAIIESQVETGTPYMLYKDACNRKSNQQNVGTIKCSNLCTEIVEYSAPDEVAVCNLASIALNMFVTPEKTYDFKRLKEVTKTVTRNLNKIIDINHYPIPEAKKSNFRHRPIGIGVQGFADALILMRYPYESDEAFRLNQQIFETIYYGALESSCELAEKYGTYETYVGSPVSKGILQYDMWDKTPSDLWNWTELKEKIKQHGVRNSLLLAPMPTASTAQIMGNNESFEPYTSNIYTRRVLSGEFQVVNHHLLRDLTELGLWDDDMKNNIITSRGSIQNIESIPQHIRDLYKTVWEISVKTSIKMAADRGAFIDQSQSFNIHVAEPNYGKLTSIHFYGWKAGLKTGMYYLRTKPAANAIQFTVDKSRKETNGEIKAQPPVDEAGSPNRSQNLADMVCSLENKDACMSCGS; from the exons atgaaatcaccaaaattgtatgtaattaaaagag ATGGGCGTAAAGAAGATATACACTTCGATAAAATCACTTCTCGTGTTCAAAAACTCTGCTATGGCCTCAATATGGATTTCGTCGATCcg GTGGCCATCACGTTAAAGGTAATAAATGGCTTGTATTGTGGGGTCACCACTCAAGAGCTTGATAACTTGGCAGCTGAAATAGCGGCAAGTCTTACGACACAACATGCCGACTACGCAACATTGGCCGCTCGCATTGCTATATCAAATTTAcataaagaaactaaaaaagtattttctg ATGTTATAAGTGCGCTCTATTTTTACGTGAGCGCCGAAACGGGCTTACCAACTCCTATAATATCAGACTTTCATTATAATGTTGTAAAGCAGAATGCTGATCGCTTAAACTCTGCTATCATATATGACCGCGATTTTGGTTAcaattattttggttttaaaacGCTTGAACGTTCCTATTTGCTCAAGTTGAATGGCAAAATTGTTGAGCGACCACAGCATATGTTAATGCGCGTTGCCATCGGTATACATGGTGAAGATATCGATGCAGCAATTGAAACATACAACTTGCTTTCCGAGCGTTATTTTACACATGCTTCGCCGACACTCTTCGCTGCTGCCACCAAACAGCCGCAATTGTCATCATGCTTCTTACTTACCATGGTGGACGATTCCATTGACGGTATTTTCACATCTGCACATCAATGTGCTTTGATTTCAAAATCTGCTGGTGGTATTGGTCTAAATGTACATTGCATACGCGCGAAAGGCACTGCGATTGCGGGCACAAATGGCACCTCGAATGGTTTGGTGCCAATGCTGCGAGTGTTCAATAATGTAGCACGTTATGtggatcaaggtggcggtaaaCGGCCAGGCGCCTTTGCCATCTACCTGGAACCATGGCATGCTGATATATTCGAATTTTTGGATTTGAAGAAAAACACCGGTAAAGAAGAGCACCGCGCCAGAGATTTGTTCTACGCTCTGTGGATACCTGATCTATTTATGAGACGTGTCGAAGCCAATGAAGACTGGTCGCTAATGTGCCCACACAAATGTCCTGGTTTACATGAAGTGTGGGGTGAGgagtttgaaaaattgtatcTGAAATATGAACAGGAAGGACGTGCTAATAAGAAGGTAAAAGCACAAAGTCTTTGGTTTGCCATTATTGAATCGCAAGTAGAGACTGGCACACCGTACATGTTATATAAAGATGCTTGTAATCGAAAGAGTAATCAGCAGAATGTTGGCACAATTAAGTGTAGTAATTTATGTACCGAAATTGTGGAATATTCGGCACCCGATGAGGTAGCTGTGTGTAACTTAGCTTCGATCGCATTGAACATGTTTGTCACACCCGAGAAAACGTATGACTTTAAGCGCCTCAAAGAGGTCACCAAGACCGTTACAcgtaatttgaataaaatcatAGACATTAATCATTATCCAATACCGGAGGCAAAGAAATCGAATTTCAGACATCGTCCCATCGGTATTGGCGTACAAGGTTTTGCCGACGCTTTAATTTTAATGCGTTATCCATACGAAAGTGATGAAGCATTCCGCTTAAATCAACAAATATTCGAAACTATTTACTATGGTGCGCTGGAATCCAGTTGCGAATTAGCCGAAAAATATGGCACTTATGAAACATATGTAGGTTCACCCGTTAGTAAGGGTATTCTACAGTATGACATGTGGGATAAGACACCAAGTGATCTTTGGAATTGGACCGAATTGAAGGAGAAAATTAAGCAACATGGCGTTCGTAACTCTTTGCTGCTTGCGCCCATGCCAACTGCTTCAACAGCACAAATTATGGGCAACAATGAGTCATTTGAACCATACACTTCCAATATCTATACACGCCGTGTGCTTTCGGGTGAATTTCAAGTTGTAAATCATCACTTGTTACGCGATCTAACTGAGTTGGGTTTGTGGGATGatgatatgaaaaataatattataactagTCGCGGTTCGATACAAAACATTGAATCCATACCACAGCACATACGCGATTTATACAAAACTGTTTGGGAGATTTCTGTGAAAACCTCAATCAAAATGGCTGCAGATCGTGGCGCTTTCATCGATCAAAGTCAGTCGTTCAACATACACGTGGCTGAACCAAACTATGGCAAACTTACTTCTATACACTTTTACGGTTGGAAGGCAGGTCTCAAAACTGGCATGTATTACTTGCGCACGAAACCCGCCGCAAATGCTATACAATTTACTGTGGACAAAAGCCGCAAAGAGACGAATGGTGAAATTAAAGCTCAGCCTCCGGTAGATGAAGCTGGTTCACCTAATCGCAGCCAAAATTTGGCGGATATGGTTTGCTCACTGGAGAACAAAGATGCCTGTATGTCGTGCggttcataa